One Natronomonas moolapensis 8.8.11 genomic region harbors:
- a CDS encoding MarR family winged helix-turn-helix transcriptional regulator, with translation MAHSDGETLTDLPPSAKLVYKVLEYNGAMTQKSIVEESMLSARTVRYALERLEGIDIVSEDVYFADARQNLYELTDAGEAAVEGASEAAASDD, from the coding sequence ATGGCTCACTCCGACGGGGAAACACTCACCGATCTCCCGCCCAGCGCGAAACTCGTCTACAAAGTCCTCGAATACAACGGCGCGATGACTCAAAAGAGCATCGTCGAGGAGTCGATGCTTTCGGCTCGAACGGTTCGGTACGCGCTCGAACGACTCGAGGGCATCGACATCGTCTCCGAAGACGTGTACTTCGCCGACGCGCGCCAGAACCTCTACGAACTGACCGACGCCGGCGAAGCGGCCGTCGAGGGCGCCAGCGAGGCGGCCGCGTCCGACGACTGA
- a CDS encoding TOBE domain-containing protein — MDVGVEAHLRAGEVTFGADDAELLRSIGAHGSVRGAAEALGRSRARALNRVAALEEGYGSLVERQRGGADGGGSRLTADAEALLARFGRLRATLSETAAVPESVLSGEIRDREGEFGSVGTDAGILRALLVDRVLATDDGGSEGDATGDGSAKLGVGTGVQLSVQADAITLYRPAEAPDGGATSARNRLHGTVTDVTSGESIVRVGIDVGAEAPLLALVTQESRRRLGIEPELEVVASFKTTATRATANDY; from the coding sequence ATGGACGTCGGTGTCGAAGCACATTTGCGGGCCGGCGAGGTGACGTTCGGGGCGGACGACGCCGAGTTGCTTCGCTCGATCGGGGCACACGGGTCGGTTCGGGGTGCGGCCGAGGCGCTCGGGCGCTCGCGAGCGCGAGCGTTAAACCGGGTCGCGGCGTTGGAGGAGGGCTATGGATCGCTGGTCGAGCGCCAGCGCGGCGGCGCTGACGGCGGAGGGAGTCGACTCACCGCGGACGCCGAGGCGCTTCTCGCCCGGTTCGGCCGCCTGCGGGCGACGCTCTCCGAGACGGCGGCGGTCCCCGAATCGGTCCTCTCCGGGGAGATACGCGACCGCGAGGGCGAGTTCGGATCGGTCGGGACCGACGCGGGGATCCTTCGAGCGCTGCTTGTCGACCGGGTACTCGCGACCGACGACGGCGGGAGCGAAGGGGACGCGACCGGCGACGGGTCGGCGAAACTCGGCGTCGGCACGGGGGTACAACTGAGCGTCCAGGCCGATGCGATCACGCTGTATCGTCCCGCTGAGGCGCCCGACGGCGGGGCGACGAGCGCTCGGAACCGCCTCCACGGAACGGTCACCGACGTAACGTCGGGCGAGTCGATCGTTCGCGTCGGGATCGACGTGGGCGCCGAGGCACCCCTCCTGGCGCTCGTGACGCAGGAAAGCCGTCGCCGGCTCGGTATCGAACCGGAACTGGAGGTCGTCGCGTCGTTCAAAACCACGGCGACACGGGCCACGGCGAACGACTACTGA
- a CDS encoding substrate-binding domain-containing protein, producing the protein MSSDAEHQSKGVSRRKYLLTSAAAVGGVGLAGCSSSDTGNANSGDSGNGDSDSSADSDSGSSSPSTVTAEGSSTVYPISNKGSSYWNSNSPASDGEYWGSNDEGSVTGWDQIGTDQNIADYFAGLYGFETTGERSNPPFATRVALSHSGTGCEAVRDGLVDIGNSSGPITAELDISEDERDENYVDHVVGRDGQPVFVSQAIYDAGVEQLTGEQIRSIYQGDISNWSEVGGPDQEIYVVGRAEGSGTDTSFRLNMLGDADAPMDVDTRFGQNQQVQQVLQDNDNAIGYMALAFSGSGIQAIAIDFEGTVFRPDPDAENTIFDSEYPLNRDLHMYTRINEETPDGTDMREAAFLNMFLTEFGQKTFVEDVNYITLPTSDIEAEKQKLPEQV; encoded by the coding sequence ATGTCAAGCGACGCGGAGCACCAGAGCAAGGGAGTATCACGGCGAAAGTATCTGTTGACGTCTGCCGCTGCTGTCGGCGGCGTCGGCCTCGCCGGGTGTAGCAGCAGCGACACGGGTAACGCCAACAGCGGCGACAGCGGAAACGGCGACTCCGACAGCAGCGCCGATTCGGACTCCGGATCGTCGAGCCCGTCGACGGTGACTGCCGAAGGGTCGTCGACGGTGTACCCCATCTCGAACAAGGGAAGTTCCTACTGGAACTCGAACTCGCCGGCGAGCGACGGCGAGTACTGGGGATCCAACGACGAGGGATCGGTCACCGGGTGGGATCAGATCGGGACCGACCAGAACATCGCCGACTACTTCGCCGGCCTGTACGGCTTCGAAACGACCGGCGAGCGCTCGAACCCGCCGTTCGCCACCCGCGTGGCGCTGAGCCACTCGGGGACCGGCTGTGAGGCCGTGCGAGACGGGCTGGTCGACATCGGTAATTCCTCGGGACCGATCACGGCCGAACTGGATATCAGCGAGGACGAGCGCGACGAGAACTACGTCGACCACGTCGTCGGCCGCGACGGCCAGCCGGTGTTCGTCAGTCAGGCGATCTACGACGCCGGTGTCGAACAGCTCACCGGCGAGCAGATCCGCAGTATCTACCAGGGCGACATCTCCAACTGGAGTGAGGTCGGCGGTCCGGACCAGGAGATCTACGTGGTCGGCCGCGCCGAGGGCTCCGGGACGGACACCTCCTTCCGATTGAATATGCTCGGCGACGCCGACGCGCCGATGGACGTCGACACGCGCTTCGGGCAGAACCAGCAGGTCCAACAGGTCCTCCAGGACAACGACAACGCCATCGGCTACATGGCGCTGGCGTTCTCCGGATCGGGGATTCAGGCGATCGCCATCGACTTCGAGGGCACCGTCTTCCGTCCGGACCCCGACGCCGAGAACACCATCTTCGACTCCGAGTACCCGCTGAATCGCGACCTGCATATGTACACCCGGATCAACGAGGAGACGCCCGACGGAACCGACATGCGCGAGGCGGCGTTCCTCAACATGTTCCTGACCGAGTTCGGCCAGAAGACGTTCGTCGAGGACGTCAACTACATCACGCTGCCGACCTCCGATATCGAGGCCGAAAAGCAAAAGCTCCCCGAGCAGGTGTAG
- the pstC gene encoding phosphate ABC transporter permease subunit PstC: MDSFTDTAVGGLEARAERYSGRVRTFVSETDSGALAVVALSMGSLLLAFAGFLLASSVAAVPFGVFVLSTGYGWVRHQALIARAVTFAMTTVTLVTLGLIIVFIFVESIAAFQYESMTVFGVSVPGAGMFVQTRWDAVSDPVRYSLVPMIHGTAMVTAIATLVAAPLGVAAALFISEIAPPVVREAVKPGIEILAGIPSIVYGFIGFTIINPWAGEEFALNGGSTYLFVGIVVGLMALPTVVSVAEDALTSVPDAMKDGSLALGATEWQSMTSITLPAAFSGVSAAVLLGVGRAIGETMAATVMLAGVQKVPEPITNVFYGYETLTSLIAANYGNASGVQESALFAAGVVLFVTVLCLSVASQYIEARMRRRLGGEQA, translated from the coding sequence ATGGATTCATTCACTGATACAGCGGTCGGCGGCTTGGAGGCCCGTGCGGAACGATACTCGGGCCGTGTTCGAACGTTCGTTTCCGAGACGGATTCGGGTGCGCTGGCCGTCGTCGCGCTATCGATGGGGTCGTTGCTGCTCGCCTTCGCCGGGTTCCTGCTGGCGTCATCCGTAGCGGCGGTGCCGTTCGGCGTGTTCGTCCTCTCGACCGGGTACGGCTGGGTTCGGCATCAGGCGCTCATCGCCCGTGCCGTCACGTTCGCTATGACGACGGTAACGCTCGTCACGCTCGGGTTGATCATCGTCTTCATCTTCGTCGAATCGATCGCCGCCTTCCAGTACGAAAGCATGACCGTCTTCGGCGTTTCCGTCCCGGGGGCGGGGATGTTCGTGCAGACGCGGTGGGACGCAGTTTCGGACCCGGTCCGGTATTCGTTGGTACCGATGATCCACGGGACGGCGATGGTAACCGCCATCGCGACGCTCGTCGCGGCACCGCTTGGTGTCGCCGCTGCGCTCTTCATTTCCGAGATCGCCCCGCCGGTCGTTCGGGAGGCCGTCAAGCCCGGGATCGAGATTTTGGCCGGGATCCCCTCGATCGTGTACGGCTTCATCGGGTTCACGATTATCAACCCGTGGGCGGGCGAGGAGTTCGCCCTGAACGGCGGCTCGACGTATTTGTTCGTCGGGATCGTCGTGGGGCTCATGGCACTGCCGACAGTCGTCTCTGTCGCGGAGGACGCGCTGACGAGCGTTCCGGATGCGATGAAGGATGGATCGCTCGCACTCGGGGCGACGGAGTGGCAGTCGATGACATCGATCACGTTGCCGGCGGCGTTCTCCGGCGTGTCGGCGGCCGTGTTGCTCGGCGTCGGCCGAGCCATCGGCGAGACGATGGCCGCGACCGTCATGTTGGCGGGCGTACAGAAGGTCCCCGAGCCAATAACCAACGTGTTCTACGGCTACGAGACGCTCACGTCCCTGATCGCCGCCAATTACGGGAACGCGAGCGGCGTCCAAGAGAGCGCGCTGTTCGCGGCCGGCGTTGTCCTGTTCGTAACGGTGCTGTGTCTCAGCGTCGCCTCGCAGTACATCGAGGCGCGTATGCGCCGGCGTCTCGGAGGTGAGCAGGCGTGA
- a CDS encoding ABC transporter permease, with product MPLEPAVELLPALLEVPFREGYVSSIIYVSLYVSVIAVSLSTLFSVPVAIVMGFVDFRGKQLLKSVINTGMGFPSVVVGLLVLFAVSNQGPLGSLELIFTKEAMIISQFVLATPPITAISLAAVSGVEGNVRDAARVLGGTRLDVALVVIKEARYGIATAVLAGFGRAISEVGSVLIVGGNITSADGISKTRTLTTAVQLEARQGRYETAMVLGAVLVGIVLLVNAVVVRLGDTGGVGR from the coding sequence GTGCCGCTCGAGCCAGCCGTCGAACTGCTGCCGGCACTGCTCGAGGTCCCGTTCAGAGAGGGGTACGTCTCGAGTATCATCTACGTCTCGCTGTACGTGAGCGTCATTGCGGTCTCGTTGAGCACGCTGTTTAGCGTTCCGGTCGCCATCGTGATGGGGTTCGTCGACTTCCGCGGCAAACAGCTCCTGAAATCGGTAATAAACACCGGCATGGGGTTTCCGAGCGTGGTCGTCGGCCTGCTCGTCCTGTTCGCCGTCTCGAATCAGGGTCCTCTCGGCTCTCTCGAGTTGATTTTCACCAAGGAGGCGATGATCATCTCGCAGTTCGTGCTCGCGACGCCACCGATCACGGCGATCAGCCTCGCGGCCGTCTCCGGCGTGGAGGGAAACGTTCGCGACGCGGCCCGGGTCCTCGGCGGGACGCGCCTCGATGTGGCGTTGGTCGTCATCAAGGAAGCACGCTACGGGATCGCGACCGCAGTGCTCGCGGGGTTCGGGCGCGCGATCAGCGAGGTCGGCTCCGTGCTCATCGTCGGCGGGAACATCACGAGTGCCGACGGGATCTCGAAGACGCGTACCCTGACGACCGCGGTCCAACTCGAGGCCCGCCAGGGACGATACGAGACCGCGATGGTGCTCGGGGCGGTGCTGGTCGGGATCGTACTGCTCGTCAACGCCGTCGTCGTTCGGCTCGGCGATACCGGTGGAGTGGGCCGATGA
- the pstB gene encoding phosphate ABC transporter ATP-binding protein PstB, translated as MSQIDQKNAAESEHQTNDQSVSTTDGETVEETRPEWTEYDTDAETKLAVEGLDVYYDDDHALKDVSMEIPERSVTALIGPSGCGKSTFLRCLNRMNDRIRSANVDGTVELDGTDIYDGDVDLVELRKRVGMVFQSPNPFPKSIRDNVSYGPRKHGDIETGVLSRLTGRDGSEREAELVERSLRQAALWSEVEDRLSDNALGLSGGQQQRLCIARCLAVDPEVILMDEPASALDPIATSRIEDLIAELSEEYTVVIVTHSMQQAARVSDQTAVFLTGGELVEYDDTERIFEAPESQRVADYISGKFG; from the coding sequence ATGAGTCAGATAGATCAAAAAAACGCTGCCGAGTCGGAGCACCAAACCAACGATCAGTCGGTCTCGACGACCGACGGCGAGACGGTCGAGGAAACGCGCCCGGAGTGGACGGAGTACGACACTGACGCCGAGACGAAGCTCGCTGTCGAGGGGTTAGACGTCTACTACGACGACGACCACGCGCTGAAGGACGTCTCGATGGAGATCCCCGAACGGAGCGTGACTGCGCTTATCGGTCCGTCCGGCTGCGGCAAGTCGACGTTTTTGCGGTGTCTGAACCGCATGAACGATCGGATCCGGAGCGCCAACGTCGACGGGACCGTCGAGCTCGACGGGACGGACATCTACGACGGCGATGTCGACCTCGTCGAGTTGCGCAAGCGCGTGGGCATGGTGTTCCAAAGCCCCAATCCGTTTCCGAAGTCGATTCGCGACAACGTCTCCTACGGCCCGCGGAAACACGGGGATATCGAGACGGGGGTTCTCTCGCGGCTGACGGGGCGTGACGGGTCCGAACGCGAAGCGGAACTCGTCGAACGGTCGTTGAGGCAAGCCGCACTCTGGAGCGAGGTCGAGGATCGACTGTCCGACAACGCTCTCGGGCTGTCCGGCGGCCAACAACAGCGGCTCTGTATCGCACGATGTCTGGCGGTCGACCCGGAGGTCATCCTGATGGACGAGCCGGCGTCGGCACTCGACCCGATCGCTACCTCGAGGATCGAAGACCTCATCGCGGAGCTCTCGGAGGAGTACACCGTCGTGATCGTCACGCACAGTATGCAACAGGCCGCCCGCGTCTCCGATCAGACCGCCGTCTTTCTCACCGGAGGCGAGCTCGTCGAATACGACGACACGGAGCGGATCTTCGAGGCCCCGGAGAGCCAACGGGTCGCAGACTACATCAGCGGCAAGTTCGGGTAA
- a CDS encoding amino acid ABC transporter ATP-binding protein, with product MIRLSNVSHAYGDAAVLEDLSMSVGPGEVLAIIGPSGVGKTTLLRILALFVRPSSGTIELDGQAVWSAGESERLALRRQIGMVFQEASLFDASVARNVEYGLRVRESWPDRLRSQLWSVLGSSGTSEAVTEALEVVGLEDRLEQDADSLSGGEAQRVSFARALAYEPEYLMLDEPTSDLDPRNTGLIEAAIGEARERGIGVAVATHDMHQAERVADRVGVLLGDGFTEVGPTGRVFEDPADDRTRKFIAGELVY from the coding sequence ATGATACGCCTCTCGAACGTGTCACACGCCTACGGGGACGCTGCCGTACTCGAGGATCTCTCGATGTCCGTCGGTCCCGGGGAGGTGCTCGCGATCATCGGTCCCTCGGGCGTCGGAAAGACGACGCTGTTGCGGATCCTCGCGCTGTTCGTTCGGCCGAGTTCGGGGACCATCGAGTTGGACGGGCAGGCGGTGTGGTCGGCCGGCGAGAGCGAGCGACTGGCGCTCCGCCGCCAAATCGGCATGGTGTTTCAGGAGGCGAGTCTCTTCGACGCCTCGGTCGCCCGAAACGTCGAGTACGGCCTACGGGTCCGGGAGTCGTGGCCCGATCGGCTCCGGAGCCAGTTGTGGTCGGTGCTCGGGTCGAGCGGGACGTCCGAGGCAGTCACGGAGGCCCTCGAGGTCGTCGGGCTCGAGGACAGACTCGAACAGGACGCCGACTCGCTCTCCGGGGGGGAAGCACAGCGGGTCTCGTTCGCGCGGGCGCTGGCGTACGAACCGGAATACCTCATGCTCGACGAGCCGACGTCGGATCTCGACCCCCGGAACACGGGGTTGATCGAGGCGGCGATCGGCGAGGCCCGCGAGCGCGGCATCGGCGTCGCGGTCGCGACCCACGACATGCACCAAGCCGAGCGGGTCGCTGACCGAGTGGGAGTGCTTCTCGGTGACGGCTTCACCGAAGTCGGTCCCACGGGGAGGGTGTTCGAGGACCCGGCCGACGACCGGACGCGGAAGTTCATCGCCGGCGAGTTGGTGTATTGA
- the pstA gene encoding phosphate ABC transporter permease PstA produces MSRATQNALVREDRSGYEAVAASAVGLSGVSFAVGLIALVDLVSITAPIGNGTLSVALGAVLLGLGLGTSGLGLTSRLGYVDTSPQPTAGAVAATAFAGVWFVVGAFTAQEVGLGTPGWLAVGVASGAAAFSVTALRREDIGSTLPAGGVAVLFGMALATGIVGPGWERVLVEYNATLFGDTVVPVVTMVGSLLTGWAAAKSYGGFGARGRNIGAYVLIYLIVLSILAVLVGLLAFVTVRGLPGLLNGMTVGGDRLIRWPFLTNGASLLAEIPGVFPALLGTVWLVIGAVLFAVPTGVGAAVFLSEFADQGRFTGIVEVATNGLWSTPSIVFGLFGAAFLIPRFGNQKSLIAGMLTLGFMLLPLVLITSREAILAVPDEYRDASAALGVSKWETIRSVVLPAAIPGITTGVILGVGRIAGETAPILLTTGGGVLPGRSAAPNVLDGFQLSASPPFVTNPALLEATSALPYQLYALITAGLSGNIEDPQQFAWGLALTLLLVVLLFYAGGIATRYYFRRKLHQ; encoded by the coding sequence GTGAGTCGCGCGACGCAGAACGCGCTCGTCCGCGAGGACCGAAGCGGATACGAAGCGGTCGCCGCGTCCGCGGTCGGGCTCTCCGGTGTCTCCTTCGCCGTCGGTCTGATCGCGCTCGTCGATCTCGTCTCGATCACTGCCCCCATCGGGAACGGCACGCTGTCTGTGGCTCTCGGTGCGGTACTTTTGGGACTCGGCCTGGGGACCAGTGGGTTGGGTCTCACCTCGCGGCTCGGCTACGTCGATACGAGCCCCCAACCGACCGCGGGCGCCGTCGCGGCGACCGCGTTTGCGGGCGTCTGGTTTGTCGTCGGCGCATTCACCGCACAGGAGGTTGGGCTCGGAACGCCGGGGTGGCTGGCGGTCGGCGTCGCCTCGGGCGCCGCCGCGTTCTCGGTGACGGCGCTTCGGCGGGAGGACATCGGGTCGACGCTCCCGGCGGGGGGTGTCGCCGTTCTCTTCGGGATGGCGCTCGCGACCGGGATCGTAGGACCGGGGTGGGAGCGCGTTCTCGTCGAGTACAACGCGACGCTGTTCGGGGACACGGTCGTCCCGGTCGTCACGATGGTCGGGTCGCTTTTGACCGGGTGGGCGGCCGCGAAGTCCTACGGGGGCTTCGGTGCCCGGGGACGCAATATCGGTGCGTACGTGCTGATCTATCTGATCGTTCTCTCGATTCTGGCGGTCCTCGTCGGTCTTCTCGCGTTCGTCACCGTTCGGGGACTTCCCGGGCTGTTGAACGGGATGACTGTCGGTGGCGATCGGCTCATCAGGTGGCCGTTCCTGACGAACGGGGCGTCGCTGCTGGCTGAGATTCCCGGCGTGTTCCCCGCATTGCTCGGCACGGTCTGGTTGGTTATCGGTGCCGTCCTCTTTGCGGTGCCGACCGGCGTCGGTGCGGCGGTGTTTCTCAGCGAGTTCGCGGATCAAGGGCGGTTCACTGGAATAGTCGAGGTCGCAACCAACGGTCTCTGGAGTACGCCGAGCATCGTCTTCGGGCTGTTCGGGGCCGCGTTCCTCATTCCCCGCTTCGGCAATCAGAAGTCGCTGATCGCGGGGATGTTGACGCTCGGATTCATGTTGTTGCCGCTGGTACTCATCACGAGCCGGGAGGCCATTTTGGCGGTCCCGGACGAGTACCGTGACGCGAGTGCGGCACTCGGCGTCTCCAAGTGGGAGACGATCCGGAGCGTCGTTCTGCCGGCTGCGATCCCGGGGATCACGACCGGCGTCATCCTCGGTGTCGGTCGGATCGCCGGCGAGACGGCACCGATCCTGTTGACGACCGGCGGTGGTGTCCTTCCGGGGCGATCGGCCGCTCCGAACGTGCTCGATGGATTCCAGCTGAGCGCGTCTCCGCCGTTCGTCACGAACCCCGCGCTGCTCGAGGCCACAAGCGCGCTCCCGTATCAACTGTACGCGCTCATCACGGCCGGGCTGAGCGGGAACATCGAGGATCCCCAGCAGTTCGCGTGGGGGCTAGCATTGACCCTGCTGCTCGTCGTGTTGTTGTTCTACGCGGGGGGCATCGCGACGCGGTACTACTTCAGGAGGAAACTGCATCAATGA
- a CDS encoding ribosome biogenesis/translation initiation ATPase RLI: MADDSIAVVDLDRCQPDRCNYECANFCPPNRTGEECIVTREERHDEGEHYAGGPDQISISEELCLGETCGICVEKCPFDAIEIINLPQELDEEPTHRYGENSFALYGLPAPEDGRVTGILGPNGIGKTTAVHILADEITPNLGDFEADPDWERVLEAYRGTALQGYLEDLQEAEVTVARKPQYVDKIPDTFDGKTSELLAGVDERGVADDLTERLGIASVVDQPIDTLSGGELQRVALAATLVRDADFYFLDEITPYLDIGQRVTAARLIQELSADDRSMLVVEHDLAVLDLLADALHVAYGEPGVFGVVTPPKSTKGGINQYLGGYLENENMRIRPEAIEFEEHAPRVEGYGETLVEYPEMRKSYGEGEFALEVDSGEIRENEVLGIVGPNGIGKSTFAKLLAGRLDPDEGSFDARLDISYKPQYVEIDRPMRVDAFLASITDDFGTSYWNTEIAGPLQLDRIMEQQLTDLSGGERQRVAIAACLSEEADLYLLDEPSAHLDVEQRVLATRAIRRYTEAHDKTAMVIDHDIYMIDLLSDRLQVFEGTPAERGHAGRPVGMREGMNAFLSNLDVTFRRDERTGRPRINKPGSQKDREQKNAGEYYYAPTDAN, from the coding sequence ATGGCCGACGACAGCATCGCCGTCGTGGACCTAGATCGCTGCCAGCCGGACCGGTGTAACTACGAGTGTGCGAACTTCTGCCCGCCGAACCGGACCGGCGAGGAGTGTATCGTCACCCGCGAGGAGCGCCACGACGAGGGCGAGCACTACGCCGGCGGTCCCGACCAGATCTCGATCTCCGAGGAGTTGTGTCTCGGCGAAACCTGCGGTATCTGCGTCGAGAAGTGCCCCTTCGACGCGATCGAGATCATCAACCTCCCCCAGGAACTCGACGAGGAGCCGACCCACCGCTACGGCGAAAACAGCTTCGCGCTGTACGGGCTTCCCGCCCCGGAGGACGGCCGCGTCACCGGAATTCTCGGTCCCAACGGGATCGGAAAGACGACCGCGGTTCACATCCTCGCCGACGAGATCACGCCGAACCTCGGGGACTTCGAGGCCGACCCGGACTGGGAGCGGGTCCTCGAGGCCTACCGGGGCACCGCGCTGCAAGGATACCTCGAGGACCTCCAGGAGGCGGAGGTAACCGTCGCCCGCAAACCGCAGTACGTCGACAAGATTCCCGACACGTTCGACGGGAAGACGAGCGAACTACTCGCGGGCGTCGACGAGCGCGGCGTCGCCGACGACCTCACCGAACGGCTCGGGATCGCCTCCGTCGTCGACCAGCCGATCGATACACTCTCCGGCGGGGAACTCCAGCGCGTCGCTCTCGCGGCGACGCTCGTGCGGGACGCCGACTTCTACTTCCTCGACGAGATCACGCCGTATCTCGACATCGGCCAGCGCGTGACCGCGGCGCGGCTCATCCAGGAACTGTCCGCGGACGACCGCTCGATGCTCGTCGTCGAGCACGACCTCGCGGTGTTGGATCTGCTCGCCGACGCGCTCCACGTCGCCTACGGCGAACCCGGCGTCTTCGGCGTCGTCACGCCGCCGAAATCGACGAAGGGCGGCATCAACCAGTATCTCGGCGGCTACCTCGAAAACGAGAACATGCGGATCCGTCCGGAGGCCATCGAGTTCGAGGAACACGCCCCCCGCGTCGAAGGCTACGGCGAGACGCTCGTCGAGTACCCCGAGATGCGGAAGTCCTACGGCGAGGGCGAGTTCGCCCTCGAGGTCGACTCGGGCGAGATCCGCGAGAACGAGGTGCTCGGCATCGTCGGTCCCAACGGGATCGGCAAATCGACCTTCGCGAAGCTGCTCGCCGGGCGCCTCGACCCCGACGAGGGCAGCTTCGACGCCCGCCTCGACATCTCCTACAAACCGCAGTACGTCGAGATCGACCGGCCGATGCGGGTCGACGCCTTCCTCGCATCGATCACCGACGACTTCGGCACTTCCTACTGGAACACCGAGATCGCGGGCCCGCTCCAGCTCGACCGGATCATGGAACAACAGCTCACGGACCTCTCGGGCGGCGAGCGCCAGCGTGTCGCCATCGCCGCGTGTCTCTCCGAGGAGGCCGACCTCTACTTGCTCGACGAGCCCTCCGCACACCTCGACGTCGAACAGCGCGTCCTCGCGACGCGGGCCATCCGCCGCTACACCGAGGCCCACGACAAGACGGCGATGGTGATCGACCACGACATCTACATGATCGATCTGCTCTCGGACCGTCTGCAGGTCTTCGAGGGGACGCCCGCCGAGCGCGGCCACGCCGGCCGACCGGTCGGGATGCGCGAGGGCATGAACGCCTTCCTCTCGAACCTCGACGTCACGTTCCGCCGCGACGAGCGGACGGGCCGCCCCCGGATCAACAAACCCGGCTCCCAGAAGGACCGCGAGCAAAAAAACGCCGGCGAGTACTACTACGCGCCGACGGACGCGAACTGA
- a CDS encoding EMC6-like membrane protein yields MATDTAERRTAHVRGITVTAIACLAGVVAALVSSAVADGAGDTLGVYILASAVVVQFPVHQLLEKAGIELDTDDFGAKDYLYVVFMTFSLWFVCWGILLTTGAGL; encoded by the coding sequence ATGGCAACCGATACGGCCGAGCGCCGGACCGCACACGTCCGTGGTATCACGGTCACGGCGATCGCGTGTCTGGCCGGCGTCGTCGCCGCCCTCGTCTCGTCGGCCGTCGCCGACGGAGCCGGGGATACGCTCGGCGTCTACATTCTCGCGAGCGCCGTCGTCGTGCAGTTCCCCGTCCACCAGCTCCTGGAAAAAGCCGGAATCGAGCTCGACACCGACGACTTCGGGGCGAAAGATTACCTCTACGTCGTCTTCATGACGTTTTCGCTCTGGTTCGTTTGCTGGGGGATCCTGCTCACAACCGGGGCGGGCCTCTGA
- a CDS encoding substrate-binding domain-containing protein encodes MTIQRRRFIAAIGTGALAGVAGCSQQSGGGDESDDSDDSGEMDGSDSSSNGGSDDGPGVAGETLTLTTTTSTYDTGLLDAIHPDFEEMYGVSVDAVAQGTGAALETARNGDSDIVMVHARGLEDEFMRNGYGVNRRDLMFNDFVIVGPTDDPAGIEGMGSATEALTAIADAEAAFVSRGDNSGTHTKELNLWDAADTDPGGDWYQETGSGMGEALNIANQQGAYTLSDRGTFISQRSEIDLTILVQGPIEDGPEILANPYGVMAVNPGVHDNANYDLAMAYIGWITSPGVQGMISEYEANGEQLFFPEAISEDPDFQQYVPDGWSSDE; translated from the coding sequence ATGACGATACAACGACGACGGTTCATTGCGGCAATCGGGACGGGAGCGCTGGCGGGGGTAGCCGGGTGCTCACAGCAGTCCGGCGGCGGCGACGAATCCGACGACTCAGACGACTCCGGTGAGATGGACGGATCGGACTCGTCAAGCAACGGCGGTAGCGACGACGGACCCGGCGTCGCCGGCGAGACGCTGACGCTCACCACGACGACGAGTACCTACGACACGGGGCTGCTCGACGCGATCCATCCCGACTTCGAAGAAATGTACGGCGTCTCGGTCGACGCGGTCGCACAGGGGACCGGGGCGGCCCTCGAGACGGCCCGCAACGGGGACTCGGATATCGTGATGGTCCACGCCCGCGGCCTCGAGGACGAGTTCATGCGCAACGGCTACGGTGTCAACCGCCGCGACCTGATGTTCAACGACTTTGTCATCGTCGGCCCGACAGACGATCCGGCGGGCATCGAGGGGATGGGGTCGGCAACCGAGGCGCTCACCGCAATCGCGGACGCGGAGGCGGCGTTCGTCTCGCGGGGGGACAACTCCGGGACACACACCAAAGAGCTCAATCTCTGGGACGCCGCCGATACCGATCCGGGCGGCGATTGGTATCAGGAAACCGGCTCGGGGATGGGCGAGGCGCTGAACATCGCCAATCAGCAGGGCGCCTACACGCTCTCGGACCGCGGCACCTTCATCTCCCAGCGCTCGGAGATCGACCTCACCATCCTGGTGCAGGGTCCGATCGAGGACGGCCCGGAGATCCTCGCGAACCCCTACGGCGTCATGGCTGTCAACCCGGGCGTCCACGACAACGCCAACTACGACCTCGCGATGGCCTACATCGGCTGGATCACCAGTCCGGGCGTCCAGGGGATGATCTCGGAGTACGAAGCCAACGGGGAGCAGTTGTTCTTTCCCGAGGCTATCTCCGAAGACCCCGACTTCCAGCAGTACGTTCCGGACGGCTGGAGCAGCGACGAGTAA